In the Brassica napus cultivar Da-Ae chromosome A7, Da-Ae, whole genome shotgun sequence genome, one interval contains:
- the LOC125575052 gene encoding succinate dehydrogenase [ubiquinone] flavoprotein subunit 1, mitochondrial-like isoform X2, with amino-acid sequence MWRCVSRSLRVPSSRTSLSGSRFSRFLSTGSTGDYTIVDHTYDAVVVGAGGAGLRAAIGLSEHGFNTACITKLFPTRSHTVAAQGGINAALGNMSEDDWRWHMYDTVKGSDWLGDQDAIQYMCREAPKAVIELENYGLPFSRTEEGKIYQRAFGGQSLDFGKGGQAYRCACAADRTGHALLHTLYGQAMKHNTQFFVEYFALDLLMASDGTCQGVIALNMEDGTLHRFRSAQTILATGGYGRAYFSATSAHTCTGDGNAMVARAGLPLQDLEFVQFHPTGIYGAGCLITEGSRGEGGILRNSEGERFMERYAPTAKDLASRDVVSRSMTMEIREGRGVGPHKDHIYLHLNHLPPEVLKERLPGISETAAIFAGVDVTKEPIPVLPTVHYNMGGIPTNYHGEVVTIKGDDPDAVVPGLMAAGEAACASVHGANRLGANSLLDIVVFGRACANRVAEISKPGEKQRPLEENAGKKTIEWLNKLRHSSGSLPTSSIRLNMQRIMQNNAAVFRTQETLEEGCQLIDKAWESFEDVQVKDRSLIWNSDLIETIELENLLINASITMHSAEARKESRGAHAREDFTKREDGEWMKHTLGYWEDEKVRLEYRPVHMDTLDDEIDTFPPKARVY; translated from the exons atgtggCGCTGCGTCTCTCGTAGCCTTCGTGTTCCTTCCTCAAGGACCTCGCTCTCTGGATCTCGCTTTTCCAGATTCCTCTCCACCGGTTCC ACAGGTGATTACACGATAGTGGATCACACCTATGATGCGGTGGTTGTGGGAGCTGGTGGTGCTGGGCTTAGGGCGGCCATTGGATTATCTGAGCATGGATTTAACACCGCTTGCATCACCAAGCTCTTCCCCACACGGTCACATACCGTCGCTGCTCAG GGTGGTATTAATGCTGCACTGGGAAACATGTCTGAAGATGACTGGAGATGGCATATGTATGATACTGTCAAAGGAAGTGACTGGCTAG GTGATCAAGATGCCATACAGTATATGTGTAGAGAGGCACCAAAAGCGGTGATTGAACTTGAGAATTATGGTCTTCCCTTTTCTCGTACTGAAGAGGGTAAAATTTACCAGCGTGCGTTTGGTGGTCAGAGTCTTGACTTTGGCAAAG GTGGTCAGGCCTACCGTTGTGCTTGTGCTGCGGATCGGACTGGGCATGCTCTCTTGCATACCTTATATGGACAAGCTATGAAGCATAACACACAGTTCTTTGTTGAATACTTCGCTCTGGATTTGCTCATGGCTAGTGATG GCACTTGCCAGGGAGTAATTGCACTAAACATGGAAGATGGAACATTGCATCGTTTCCGCTCTGCACAAACAATCTTGGCCACTGGG GGTTACGGCAGAGCATACTTCTCTGCAACCTCAGCACATACATGCACAGGAGATGGCAATGCCATGGTTGCACGTGCTGGTCTTCCACTCCAG GACTTGGAGTTTGTTCAGTTCCATCCAACTGGTATTTATGGAGCCGGATGTCTCATCACTGAAG GATCCCGAGGTGAAGGTGGTATCCTTAGAAACAGTGAAGGTGAACGTTTTATGGAACGATATGCTCCCACAGCCAAGGATCTTGCATCAAGAGATGTTGTCTCTAGATCTATGACTATGGAAATCAGGGAAGGTCGTGGTGTAG GACCGCATAAGGATCATATCTATCTCCATTTGAACCATCTCCCACCAGAAGTTCTAAAAGAAAGGCTTCCTGGAATATCTGAGACCGCTGCAATCTTCGCTGGTGTTGATGTTACCAAAGAGCCAATCCCAGTCTTGCCTACTGTGCACTATAACATGGGTGGTATCCCAACAAATTACCACGGCGAG GTAGTGACCATCAAAGGAGATGATCCAGATGCAGTGGTTCCAGGGCTTATGGCTGCTGGGGAAGCAGCTTGTGCATCTGTTCACGGTGCCAACAGGCTTGGTGCAAATTCTCTCCTCGACATTGTTGTGTTTGGCCGTGCTTGTGCGAATAGGGTAGCAGAGATAAGCAAACCAG GGGAGAAACAGAGGCCTCTGGAGGAGAATGCAGGCAAGAAGACGATAGAATGGCTGAACAAGTTAAGACACTCAAGCGGGTCGCTTCCTACATCAAGTATCAGATTGAACATGCAGAGGATTATGCAGAACAATGCAGCTGTCTTCCGCACGCAAGAAACATTGGAAGAAG GTTGTCAGTTGATCGACAAGGCATGGGAAAGTTTCGAGGATGTCCAGGTTAAAGATCGGAGTTTAATATG GAACTCTGATCTGATAGAGACAATAGAACTGGAGAACCTATTGATAAACGCTTCAATAACAATGCATTCAGCGGAAGCTCGAAAGGAAAGCAGAGGAGCACATGCTCGGGAAGATTTCACG AAAAGAGAGGATGGAGAATGGATGAAGCATACATTGGGGTATTGGGAAGACGAGAAAGTGAGGTTGGAGTATAGGCCTGTTCACATGGACACTCTCGACGATGAGATTGACACTTTCCCTCCCAAAGCTCGCGTCTACTGA
- the LOC125575052 gene encoding succinate dehydrogenase [ubiquinone] flavoprotein subunit 1, mitochondrial-like isoform X1 gives MWRCVSRSLRVPSSRTSLSGSRFSRFLSTGSQTGDYTIVDHTYDAVVVGAGGAGLRAAIGLSEHGFNTACITKLFPTRSHTVAAQGGINAALGNMSEDDWRWHMYDTVKGSDWLGDQDAIQYMCREAPKAVIELENYGLPFSRTEEGKIYQRAFGGQSLDFGKGGQAYRCACAADRTGHALLHTLYGQAMKHNTQFFVEYFALDLLMASDGTCQGVIALNMEDGTLHRFRSAQTILATGGYGRAYFSATSAHTCTGDGNAMVARAGLPLQDLEFVQFHPTGIYGAGCLITEGSRGEGGILRNSEGERFMERYAPTAKDLASRDVVSRSMTMEIREGRGVGPHKDHIYLHLNHLPPEVLKERLPGISETAAIFAGVDVTKEPIPVLPTVHYNMGGIPTNYHGEVVTIKGDDPDAVVPGLMAAGEAACASVHGANRLGANSLLDIVVFGRACANRVAEISKPGEKQRPLEENAGKKTIEWLNKLRHSSGSLPTSSIRLNMQRIMQNNAAVFRTQETLEEGCQLIDKAWESFEDVQVKDRSLIWNSDLIETIELENLLINASITMHSAEARKESRGAHAREDFTKREDGEWMKHTLGYWEDEKVRLEYRPVHMDTLDDEIDTFPPKARVY, from the exons atgtggCGCTGCGTCTCTCGTAGCCTTCGTGTTCCTTCCTCAAGGACCTCGCTCTCTGGATCTCGCTTTTCCAGATTCCTCTCCACCGGTTCC CAGACAGGTGATTACACGATAGTGGATCACACCTATGATGCGGTGGTTGTGGGAGCTGGTGGTGCTGGGCTTAGGGCGGCCATTGGATTATCTGAGCATGGATTTAACACCGCTTGCATCACCAAGCTCTTCCCCACACGGTCACATACCGTCGCTGCTCAG GGTGGTATTAATGCTGCACTGGGAAACATGTCTGAAGATGACTGGAGATGGCATATGTATGATACTGTCAAAGGAAGTGACTGGCTAG GTGATCAAGATGCCATACAGTATATGTGTAGAGAGGCACCAAAAGCGGTGATTGAACTTGAGAATTATGGTCTTCCCTTTTCTCGTACTGAAGAGGGTAAAATTTACCAGCGTGCGTTTGGTGGTCAGAGTCTTGACTTTGGCAAAG GTGGTCAGGCCTACCGTTGTGCTTGTGCTGCGGATCGGACTGGGCATGCTCTCTTGCATACCTTATATGGACAAGCTATGAAGCATAACACACAGTTCTTTGTTGAATACTTCGCTCTGGATTTGCTCATGGCTAGTGATG GCACTTGCCAGGGAGTAATTGCACTAAACATGGAAGATGGAACATTGCATCGTTTCCGCTCTGCACAAACAATCTTGGCCACTGGG GGTTACGGCAGAGCATACTTCTCTGCAACCTCAGCACATACATGCACAGGAGATGGCAATGCCATGGTTGCACGTGCTGGTCTTCCACTCCAG GACTTGGAGTTTGTTCAGTTCCATCCAACTGGTATTTATGGAGCCGGATGTCTCATCACTGAAG GATCCCGAGGTGAAGGTGGTATCCTTAGAAACAGTGAAGGTGAACGTTTTATGGAACGATATGCTCCCACAGCCAAGGATCTTGCATCAAGAGATGTTGTCTCTAGATCTATGACTATGGAAATCAGGGAAGGTCGTGGTGTAG GACCGCATAAGGATCATATCTATCTCCATTTGAACCATCTCCCACCAGAAGTTCTAAAAGAAAGGCTTCCTGGAATATCTGAGACCGCTGCAATCTTCGCTGGTGTTGATGTTACCAAAGAGCCAATCCCAGTCTTGCCTACTGTGCACTATAACATGGGTGGTATCCCAACAAATTACCACGGCGAG GTAGTGACCATCAAAGGAGATGATCCAGATGCAGTGGTTCCAGGGCTTATGGCTGCTGGGGAAGCAGCTTGTGCATCTGTTCACGGTGCCAACAGGCTTGGTGCAAATTCTCTCCTCGACATTGTTGTGTTTGGCCGTGCTTGTGCGAATAGGGTAGCAGAGATAAGCAAACCAG GGGAGAAACAGAGGCCTCTGGAGGAGAATGCAGGCAAGAAGACGATAGAATGGCTGAACAAGTTAAGACACTCAAGCGGGTCGCTTCCTACATCAAGTATCAGATTGAACATGCAGAGGATTATGCAGAACAATGCAGCTGTCTTCCGCACGCAAGAAACATTGGAAGAAG GTTGTCAGTTGATCGACAAGGCATGGGAAAGTTTCGAGGATGTCCAGGTTAAAGATCGGAGTTTAATATG GAACTCTGATCTGATAGAGACAATAGAACTGGAGAACCTATTGATAAACGCTTCAATAACAATGCATTCAGCGGAAGCTCGAAAGGAAAGCAGAGGAGCACATGCTCGGGAAGATTTCACG AAAAGAGAGGATGGAGAATGGATGAAGCATACATTGGGGTATTGGGAAGACGAGAAAGTGAGGTTGGAGTATAGGCCTGTTCACATGGACACTCTCGACGATGAGATTGACACTTTCCCTCCCAAAGCTCGCGTCTACTGA
- the LOC106358333 gene encoding ATP-dependent DNA helicase DDM1, with protein MCQCVFSPYPRFEFALRKRLRERQRECSVISPAAWGSPPMVSLRSTENTPASEMASDGKTEKDGSGDSPTSVLSDEENCEEKTATVVVEEEILLAKNGDSSLISEAMAQEEEQLLKIREDEETAKRAAGSGEAPDLNDTQFTKLDELLTQTQLYSEFLLEKMEDITKNGIEGETQKAEPEPEPEKKGRGRKRKAATQGDSMKAKKAVAAMISRSKEGRESAESDLTEEERVMKEQGELVPLLTGGKLKSYQLKGVKWLISLWQNGLNGILADQMGLGKTIQTIGFLSHLKGNGLDGPYLVIAPLSTLSNWMNEISRFTPSINAIIYHGDKKERDELRKKHMPRTVGPKFPIVITSYEVAMNDAKKNLRHYPWKYVVIDEGHRLKNHKCKLLRELRYLNMENKLLLTGTPLQNNLSELWSLLNFILPDIFASHEEFESWFDFSGKNNNEATKEEGEEKRRAQVVAKLHNILRPFILRRMKCDVELSLPRKKEIIIYATMTDHQKKFQEHLVNHTLEAHIRDDTIRGHGLKGKLNNLAIQLRKNCNHPDLLVGQLDGSYLYPPLEDIVGQCGKFRLLERLLVRLFAKNHRVLIFSQWTKILDIMDYYFSEKGFEICRIDGSVKLEERRRQIQEFNNEKSNCRIFLLSTRAGGLGINLTAADTCILYDSDWNPQMDLQAMDRCHRIGQTKPVHVYRLATAQSIEGRVLKRAYSKLKLEHVVIGKGQFHQERAKSSTPLEEDDILALLKDDENAEDKLIQTDISEEDLDRVLDRSDLMITLPGETQAQEAFPVKGPGWEVVSSSAGGMLSSLNS; from the exons ATGTGTCAGTGCGTCTTTTCACCATACCCTCGTTTTGAATTTGCTCTCCGAAAGCGTctgagagagagacagagagagtgTTCGGTGATTTCTCCCGCCGCTTGGGGTTCTCCTCCAATGGTTAGTCTGCGCTCCACAGAAAACACTCC GGCTTCGGAAATGGCCAGCGACGGCAAAACGGAGAAAGATGGCTCCGGCGACTCACCCACTTCTGTTCTCAGCGATGAG GAAAACTGTGAAGAGAAAACAGCTACTGTTGTGGTAGAGGAAGAGATACTTCTAGCCAAGAATGGAGATTCGTCTCTTATCTCTGAGGCCATGGCTCAGGAAGAAGAGCAGCTTCTCAAAATCCGGGAAGATGAAGAGACTGCTAAACGTGCTGCTGGGTCTGGTGAAGCTCCAGATCTGAATGATACTCAGTTTACTAAACTTGACGAGCTCTTGACGCAAACCCAGCTCTACTCTGAGTTCCTCCTTGAGAAAATGGAGGATATCACCAAA AATGGGATAGAAGGTGAGACCCAAAAGGCCGAGCCTGAGCCTGAGCCCGAGAAGAAAGGTCGTGGACGCAAAAGAAAGGCGGCTACTCAGGGCGACAGT ATGAAGGCTAAGAAAGCTGTTGCTGCTATGATTTCAAGATCTAAGGAAGGTCGTGAATCTGCCGAGTCAGATCTGACAGAGGAAGAAAGAGTCATGAAAGAGCAGGGTGAACTTGTTCCTCTTCTTACTGGCGGAAAGTTAAAGTCCTATCAGCTCAAAGGTGTGAAATGGCTGATTTCATTGTGGCAAAATGGTTTGAATGGAATTTTGGCTGATCAAATGGGACTTGGAAAGACAATTCAAACCATTGGTTTCCTATCACACCTGAAAGGAAATGGGTTGGATGGTCCGTATCTAGTAATTGCTCCACTCTCTACTCTTTCAAACTGGATGAATGAGATCTCTAG GTTCACGCCTTCCATTAATGCAATCATTTACCATGGAGATAAGAAAGAAAGGGATGAGCTCAGGAAGAAGCACATGCCCAGAACTGTTGGTCCGAAGTTCCCTATAGTCATAACTTCTTATGAGGTTGCTATGAATGATGCTAAAAAAAATCTGCGGCACTATCCATGGAAATATGTTGTGATTGATGAG GGTCACAGGTTGAAAAACCACAAGTGTAAACTGCTGAGGGAGCTAAGATACTTGAATATGGAGAACAAACTTCTGCTGACAGGAACACCTCTGCAAAATAATTTGTCTGAGCTTTGGTCACTGTTGAATTTTATTCTGCCTGACATCTTTGCATCACATGAAGAATTTGAATCATG GTTTGATTTTTCTGGAAAGAATAATAATGAAGCAActaaggaagaaggagaagagaaaagaagagcTCAA GTTGTTGCGAAACTTCATAATATACTACGACCTTTCATCCTCCGAAGAATGAAATGTGATGTTGAGCTCTCACTTCCTCGGAAAAAAGAGATTATCATCTATGCTACAATGACGGATCATCAGAAGAAGTTCCAGGAACATCTTGTGAATCACACGTTGGAAGCACATATTAGAGATGATACTATCCGAG GTCATGGCTTGAAGGGAAAGCTTAACAATCTTGCTATTCAACTTCGAAAGAACTGCAACCATCCTGACCTTCTCGTGGGGCAACTAGATGGCTCAT ATCTCTACCCACCTTTGGAAGATATTGTGGGACAGTGCGGTAAATTCCGCTTATTGGAGAGATTGCTTGTTCGGCTATTTGCCAAAAATCACAGA GTCCTTATCTTCTCTCAGTGGACAAAAATATTGGACATTATGGATTACTACTTCAGTGAGAAGGGGTTTGAGATTTGCAGAATCGACGGTAGTGTGAAActagaagaaaggagaagacaG ATCCAAGAATTCAATAATGAGAAGAGCAACTGCAGGATATTTCTTCTCAGTACCAGAGCTGGAGGACTCGGAATTAATCTTACTGCTGCAGATACATGCATCCTCTACGATAGCGATTGG AACCCTCAAATGGACTTGCAAGCCATGGACAGATGCCATAGAATTGGTCAGACAAAACCTGTTCATGTTTACAGGCTTGCGACTGCTCAGTCAATAGAG GGTCGAGTTCTGAAACGAGCGTACAGTAAGCTTAAGCTGGAACATGTGGTTATTGGCAAAGGGCAGTTTCATCAAGAACGTGCCAAGTCTTCAACACCGTTAGAG GAAGATGACATACTTGCGTTGCTTAAGGACGACGAAAATGCTGAAGATAAACTGATACAAACCGACATAAGCGAGGAGGATCTTGACAGGGTGCTTGACCGGAGTGACCTGATGATTACCTTACCTGGCGAGACTCAAGCACAGGAAGCTTTTCCAGTGAAGGGTCCGGGTTGGGAAGTGGTCTCTAGCTCAGCTGGAGGGATGCTGTCTTCCCTCAACAGTTAG
- the LOC106358339 gene encoding U1 small nuclear ribonucleoprotein 70 kDa yields the protein MGDMNEPFMRNQNAAVQARTKVQNRSNVLQLKLMGQSHPTGLTPNLLKLFEPRPPLEFQPPPDKRKCPPYTGMAQYVSHFAEHGDPEYAPPKPEVETAAQKRERIHKLRLEKGVEKAAEDLKNYYPNNDPNASGDPYKTLFVARLNYETSESKIKREFEAYGPIKQVCISHHSLTGSVRIFEMASRSHVSLCNMFDFTFRSLGF from the exons ATGGGGGACATGAACGAGCCTTTCATGCGTAACCAAAACGCTGCCGTACAGGCACGCACTAAGGTTCAGAACCGATCCAATGTTCTTCAGCTAAAGCTG ATGGGTCAAAGCCATCCCACAGGCTTGACCCCCAATCTTTTGAAGCTCTTTGAGCCACGACCTCCCTTGGAGTTCCAGCCACCACCTGATAAGAGAAAATGCCCTCCTTATACAG GCATGGCTCAATATGTGAGTCACTTTGCTGAACATGGAGATCCAGAGTATGCTCCACCTAAGCCGGAAGTTGAAACTGCT GCACAGAAAAGGGAGAGAATTCATAAATTACGACTGGAGAAAGGCGTTGAAAAGGCTGCAGAGGATCTAAAGAATT ATTATCCGAATAATGATCCCAATGCTTCTGGAGATCCATACAAGACACTGTTTGTTGCAAGACTT AACTACGAAACCTCTGAGAGTAAGATTAAAAGAGAGTTTGAGGCTTATGGACCAATCAAGCAGGTATGTATATCCCATCATTCCCTAACAGGTTCGGTAAGAATTTTTGAGATGGCTTCTCGCTCTCATGTTTCTCTTTGCAATATGTTTGATTTTACGTTCAGAAGTCTaggtttttga
- the BNAA07G37450D gene encoding uncharacterized protein BNAA07G37450D has translation MKDADTLPLSTSSAAANAKKENGYSALFSKGRYKFWALAAILLLAFWSMLTGTVNLRWSAGNISHFTDDLVFPIHEDLDVLEMEEREKVVKHMWDVYNNGRRIRLPRFWQEAFEAAYEELTSDVPDVVEAAVSEIARMSIRSVVIDPPPVHSTNVRELTKTLKLADKGTTTQTSKRSSRRLK, from the exons ATGAAGGACGCCGATACCTTACCTCTCAGCACTTCTTCCGCCGCGGCGAACGCCAAGAAGGAAAACGGCTACTCCGCGCTATTCTCGAAAGGCCGATACAAGTTCTGGGCCTTGGCCGCGATTCTCCTCCTCGCGTTCTGGTCAATGCTCACCGGCACGGTGAATCTCCGGTGGTCGGCGGGGAACATAAGCCATTTCACAGACGATCTGGTGTTTCCGATCCACGAGGATCTCGACGTTCTC GAAATGGAGGAGAGGGAGAAAGTGGTGAAGCACATGTGGGATGTGTATAACAATGGGCGTCGTATCAGGCTGCCCAGGTTTTGGCAGGAGGCGTTTGAGGCTGCTTACGAGGAGCTTACCAGTGATGTGCCTGATGTGGTGGAAGCCGCCGTTTCGGAGATCGCGAGGATGTCTATTCGCTCCGTAGTTATAGATCCGCCCCCGGTGCATTCCACG AACGTACGGGAATTGACAAAGACTCTGAAACTTGCGGACAAAGGAACAACGACTCAAACATCCAAACGAAGCAGCCGTCGATTGAAGTAG